Within Romboutsia sp. CE17, the genomic segment TTACAGATAATAAAGGTAAAACAGTAGATTTTAAAAATACACTAATAATAATGACATCTAATATAGGTAGTAAATATCTTTTAGAAGCTAATAACGGTCAAATAAGTGAAGAAACTAAAGAATTTGTTATGAATGAAATGAAGAGTAGATTTAAGCCTGAGTTTTTAAATAGAGTTGATGATATTATTATGTTTAAACCTCTTGATAAAAATGAAATCAAAAAAATTATTGATATATTTATGAAAGATTTAAAAAGAAGATTACATGATAAAAATATTTCTATTGAAGTTACTAATGATGCAAAAGATATTATGGCAAAAGAAGGATATGATCCAGTATATGGAGCTAGACCACTTAAAAGATATATAGGAAATACACTTGAAACAATGATTGCTAGAATGATTATAGCAGGTACTATATATAATGGATGTACTATAGTTGTGGATGGAAAAGATGATAATATAGATATAAATGTAAAATAATATAAAAGCCATAGTTTAAATTAAAACTATGGCTTTTACTTATATTTGCTTAAAACCTTCACCTAGCGCTTCGTATATATCATTAATTATAATAAATGCATTTTCATCTATACTTTTTACAAGCTTCTTAAGTGTAACAACTTGTTTTTTTGAAACTACAACAAGTAGAACATTTTTTTCATTATTAGTATAAAAACCTTCACCTTTTAAAATTGTAGCTCCTCTTTCTAACTCTTCATTAATAGCTATACCAATCTCTTTATATTTGTCTGATATAATAGTAAATGAACTAGATGTATTTATACCTTCTACCATTATGTCACTTACCTTAACTATTATATATAAGGCTATAGCAGAATAAAGCGCTATTTCTAACTTTTGGCTAACAACACCTGAAAGTATAACAATTACTCCATCAGCCATTCCCATAAGCTTAGGTACACTAAGAGATGGCATAAATTTATTTGCAAGTAACCCGATTAAATCTGTACCACCTGTACTACCATTAATTCTAAATATAAGGCCAAGTGAAATCCCCATTAAAATAGCACCTGATATGGTAGATAATAAAACGTCATCTGTTACATGAACATAACTTAAATTTTCTGTTATTTTTAATGATGAAGTAAGAAAAGCAATCCCTAAAGCAGTTTTTATGGAGTCTTTTTTACTTAGTATTCTAAATGCAAATATAAAAAGTGGTAAATCAATACTTATATTAATTAACCAAATTGGTAAACCTGTTAAGGTATTTACTAATATAGATACACCAGTTAACCCACCTGGTGCTATATCATGTGGATTAAAAAACATATTAATAGAAACTGACATTAGTAAGCAACCAATAATCAATATAAGTACATCACCAATATTTAATTTTGAATTTTTCACTGAAACACCTCCAAAAGTCTTAAAATTCTACTATCTATTATATATTTCTACTATTTCGGCTTTATTCCTCCTATTTTTAATAATAATAATATAGAAAGTAAGTATATTTTATAATTTTAAGTTAACCAATAAATAAAGCCGTATACTATTAATTTGATTAAAATATGATTATTAAATAATGTATGATATAATTTAAAATTAGTAATAAATAAAATATAAATAGAACACTTTAGGAGGTCACTATGGCAAATACATTCTACATAGTAAGACATGGAGAAACTAACTGGAATATATTAGGTAAAACTCAAGGACATGGAAATTCTAATCTTACTGAAAAAGGTATAGAACAAGCATCTACTTTAGCAGAAGGTATGAAAAAATATCCTATAGATTATATTTATACAAGTGATTTAGGTAGAGCTGTAGAAACAGCTAATATCATAGCAGATAATTTGAATTTAAAAGCTATTCCTACTCCAAGTTTAAGGGAAATGGGATTTGGTGTATGGGAAGGTTTATTAATGGATGAAATAAAAAACAATTATGCTGATATTTATAATGCTTGGAGAAATACACCTCACTTAGCAAATATTCCAGGTGGCGAAACTTTAGAGATTATAAAAAGTAGAGTTGATGAGTTTATTAAAGATTTAAATGAAAAACATGATAATAAGCATATTGTACTTGTTAGCCATTCTGTAACAGTAAGAGTTATTTTATTATCTTGTTTAAATTCTGGACTTGAAAATATATATAGAATAAAACAAGATAACACAGCATTAAACATTGTTGAATTTAGAAATTATGGTCCTGTTATAATAAAAATGAATGATACAAGCCATTTTAAAACTAATTATAGTACCAAAAAATCCGCTTTAGAATAGATAATAATCAAAATGAAAGAGTCTTAATGGCTCTTTTTATTTTATTATGTTATGGCTATACTTTTTCTTTTTTATAGATTAACTTAGCCATTTTTGGTATAATATATTACTATTGACAGAAGTAACTCTAAATGTAATTTTAATACTAAAAAAGTGACATCTATGTTTAACTTATCATTAATAAGAAAGGAGGAATACACTAATGTCAAAAGTTATTGTAGTTGGCGGTGGACCAAGTGGTATGATGGCTGCACTTACAGCATCTAAACAACATGAAGTTATTTTAATCGAACGAAATAATGAACTTGGTAAAAAACTTAAATTAACTGGTGGTGGTAGATGTAATATCACTAACTATAGAGATATAGAAGAGTTTTTTGAAAAAGTAGTAAATAATAAAAAGTTTTTATATAGTAGCTTTTACACATTTACAAATATAGATTTATTAAATTATTTTAGCTCAAAAAATTTAGAGTATAAGATAGAAGAACATAATGACAACAAGGTTTATACTAAAAGTGATAAAGCAGAAGAAGTTATAGATATACTTAGAAATGATTTAATAAACAATAACGTTAAAATAATGTATAACACAAAAATAGTAGATCTTATAATAGAAGATAATAATATAAAGGGTGTTATAACGCAAGATAATAAAAAAATATATTCAGATAAAGTAATAATATCTACAGGTGGCAAAAGCTTTGAAAATACAGGTTCAGATGGTTTAATGTATGAAATTTTAAAAAAGTATAATCACACAATAAATACTTTATATCCAGCTCTTTCACCTTTAACAATACAAGAAAGTTGGATAAAAAGTTTACAAGGAATAGCACTTCAAAAAGTTGAAATTTCATGTAAAATTAAAAAGAAAAAAATATCTAAAATAGGAGATATGTTATTTGCTCATTTTGGAATAACAGGACCGGTAGTATTAATAATGTCATCATACATAAATAAATTATTAGAGAAAGAAAAAGTTACTTTGACTATTGACTGTATACCGAATATAAGTATAGACGAATTATCAAAGTTATTAAGGGAGAACCCAAATAAAAATGTTATTAATAATTTAAAAGGTATATTACCTCAAAACTTTTTAAAAGAAGTTTTTGAAGTACTTAATTTAACAGATAAAAAAGCAAATGAATTATCTAAAAAAGATGAAAATAGAATACTTGAGTATTTAAAAAATATGCAACTTACTTGTAATGGATGTTTAGGTATAAAATCATCAATGGTGACAAGTGGAGGAGTATCTGTAAAAGAAGTAAACTCATCTACGATGGAATCAAAAATAATAAACAATCTATACTTTACTGGAGAAGTTATTGATATAGATGCTGAAACTGGTGGATATAACTTACAAATTGCGTTCTCTACAGGTTATCTTGCAGGATTAAGTGTATAAGGTGATAAAAATGAAAGTATTAGCAATAAGAGGTGCAACAACAGTATCTTCTAATACAAGAGAGGATATATTAAAAGAAAGTGCTTTACTTATAAAAACAATAATAGACGAGAATAAGTTAGATATTGATGATATAATAAGTATATGCTTTACTATGACCAAAGATTTAGATGCTGTATATCCAGCAGTAGCAGTTAGAGAATATTTGGATATAGTTGATATTCCACTATTAAACTTTGAAGAAAAATACGTTGTTGGAAGCTTAACAAAATGTATAAGAGTACTAATGCATATAAATAGTGATAAAAATAAAAGTGATATTAGGCATATATATTTAAATGAGTCTAAGATTTTAAGACCAGATTTATCAAAATAATTTATAGACAAAAGGAGATACAATATGAATAATTTAGTAATAGCAGTAGATGGACCAGCAGGAGCCGGAAAAAGTACTATAGCGAAAATAATTGCAGATAAATTGAATATAAACTATATAGATACAGGTGCTATGTATAGAGCTATAACTTATAAGTGTTTAAAAAATAATATAGATATAAATAATGAAGATGAGGTAATAAAGGTTGCCCAAAATACAGAAATAGATTTTAGAGATAATAACTTATATTTAGATAAAGAAATAGTTAAAGATGAAATAAGAACAATGGAAGTTAGCAACAATGTATCAAATGTAGCTAAAATCAAAGAAGTTAGATATCTTATGGTAGATGTTCAAAGAGAAATAGGTAAAAGAAATTCTGTAATATTAGATGGTAGAGATATAGGATCATATGTATTCCCAAATGCAGATTATAAGTTCTTTTTAATAGCTACACCTGAAGAAAGAGGTATGAGACGTTTTAAAGAACTTACAGAAAAAGGATATGAAACATCTTTAGAAGAAATAATAAAAGATATTATTAAAAGAGATGAAATAGACTCAAACAGAGAATTTGCTCCTTTAGTGAAAGCAGAAGATGCTATAGAAATAGATACTACTGGAAAGACAATAACTGAAGTAGTTGATTGTGTATTGTCTCAGATAAATCTTTAATATTAAGGGGAGATATGATGAATTTTTATAAGTTTATAACAAAAGTGTTTAAGGTTTTTTCTAAAGTCTTTTTTAAGTATAGGGTTATAGGTGCAGAAAATATACCTGATGAAGGGAATTTAATAATTGCAGCTAATCACAAGTCAAATTTAGACCCTATATTTATTGCTGCAGCAATTGAAAATAGAGAAGTAGCAGCAGTAGCTAAAAAAGAACTATTTAAGTTTAAGCCTTTAGGATATATTTTAGAAAAATTAAATGTTATTCCTATTAATAGAGATAATCCTGATATATCAACAATAAAAAATATTTTAAAAAGTATAAAAAATGGTTATGTATTAGGAATATTTCCAGAAGGAACAAGGATTAAAGAGCCTGGATTTGGAGATGCTAAAGCTGGTTTATCAATGTTTGCTATAAAGGGAAAAGCTTCAGTAGTTCCAATATCAATAATATCTAATTATAAGTTCCTTAATAGAGTTACATTATATATAGACAAGCCAATATCATTTGAAGAGTACTACAGAGAAAAACTTACAACAAAAGATTATGAAAGACTGTCTCAAAATGTATTAGAGGTTATAAAAGAAAACTATTATATTAATTCAAAATAGGGGGTAACAAATGGATGTTAAAATAGCTAAGAATGCCGGTTTTTGCTTTGGTGTAAAAAGAGCTATGAACATGGCATGGAATGAACTAGAAGAAAGAGAAAATGGTATATATGCATTAGGTCCACTTATTCATAATAAACAAGCAGTATCTAAATATGAAGAAAAAGGACTTATGACAGTTGATGACTTAAGTAATATTCCATCTAATGAAAGTGTAATAATTAGATCTCATGGTGTGGGAGAAGAAGTATACACAAAATCTAAAGAAAGAGATATTACAGTTATAGATACAACTTGTCCATTTGTAAGAAAAATCCATAATATAGCTAAAGATTTTAATGAAAAAGGTTATAAAATAATCGTTATTGGCGATAAGAAACATCCTGAAGTTATAGGTATAAATGGATGGTGTAATAATGAAGCTATTATTATAAAAACCTTAGATGAAATTGAAACTATTAACTTTGATCCTAATGAAAAGTACTGCGTAGTATTTCAAACAACTATTAACTTAGATTTATATGATTCTGTGGTTGATAAGCTTTCAGAAAAAATAAATAATGTTGTATTTAAAAATACTATATGTTCTGCTACTAAAGAAAGACAACAATCAGCTAGAGAATTAGCTAGAGAAGTTGATTGTATGGTTGTTATAGGTGGTAAGCATAGTTCTAACACTCAAAAATTAGTAAATATATGTAGTGATATTGTACCTACGTTTTCTATAGAAACTAAAGAAGAATTAAATAAAGATGATTTTTCTAAATATAAAGTTGTAGGTGTTACAGCTGGTGCATCTACACCTGAATGGATAATTACAGAGGTTATTGAATTTTTAGAATCGATTTAAAAGAGAAGTTTAACTTCTCTTTTTTTATGCTTATTATCTTATTATTATATATAGAAGTATAATAATAAGATAAATTCACATACTAAATTAATAGACATTAATATTAAAGGTGATTAAATGTATATATTAGATTTAACTATGAATAATATTTTAAGCGTTATAACTGATGATTTCTATAAAAAAGATGACTACTATCTTATTCTATGTAAACCAGAAGAATTAAAAATTCTTAAGGATCCTTTAGAAATTGATGAGAGAACTTTTGAAGAATGTTTAGAATTTGATGATAATATGAAGTTAGATATATTTGATAAATATGATTTTGTAAGCCTTAATACTTATAAACTTAAAGGTAGAAAAATTTACATAGAAGAAGTTAATATGTATTTTGCAGATCACTTTATACTTATGGTTGTAGAAGATAAACATTTTCTTTATACATATTTAAAAGATATTATATTAAATAAGCGATCATTAAGTACAAACCCTATTGTATATCTTTATAAAATTAATTATTTAATATTAAAAAAAATAATGTTAAATGGTTTTGAAAACTTAGAATATATTGAAGATATGATTTTAGAAGTAGAAGATAATATGATGGATAGTGTATATGATTATCATATGGCTGACATAAATGAATTAAGAAACTTAACAAGGATTATGGTAAAAAATACAAGACCATTACTTTATGTAGGTGATAGAATACTTAAAGATAATATTAGATATATGAAAACCTCTGATATAAAAAAATACAATATAGATAATCTACAAGGTATAGATTTTGGTATAGACAAACTCTACGCTTTTGCTATTTCAACTAGAGAGCTTGCTGATAAATTGCTAGATATCTATGCTTCACAGATGGCGGAAAAAACTAACTCTTTAATAACTAAATTAACTGTATTAACAGGTATAGCATCCCCACTTACAATAATTACTGGAATATATGGCATGAACTTCAAATACATGCCAGAACTTAATTACTATTATAGTTATCCAATTACTATACTAATAATGATTCTAATAATATTAATAGGTTTATTAGTATTTAAAAAAAAGAATATATTCTAGAGTTGACTATAATTTAATTATGTAAACTACGATAATAAAAATGTTAATGAGATAAAAATAAATCATTCTCATTAACATTTTTGTATTATTTTTTTATTAAAACTGCAATTAATCTAAAATTTAGTATGTAAAATTAAAATTTGGCACTTAAAATCTGAAATAAACTTTAAAATCCATTTTAAGCGCATTTTATATGCTCAATAACTATTACTATTAAAATACTTTTACAAGTACCTTAAAATCCAAAATAAAAGGTTAGTTTTTTTTACTTTTATAAAACCAGTTTACATAATTTTGTTTTTGTTAACTTAGTTTAAATAAATTTTCTGAAATCTTATCTGAAGCTTCTTTGTCCATTTCTTTTAATACATGCGAGTAGATATTCAGTGTAGTATTAATGTTTGAATGACCAACTCTTTCAGAAATAACTTTTATAGGAATTTTCGAATTTATTAATAAAGTTACATGTGAATGTCTTAAATCATGAAATCTAATATGATCCAAATTATGCTTATTTAAAAATCTAGAAAATTTTCTACTTAATACATCTTGAGCTATAGGCTCTCCATTTTTATCAAAAAATATAAAGTTGTTATTCTTTTTAATTTCACCTTTTAACTTTAACTCAATACATTTTCGCTTATGATTTTTAAGCATGTTAATAACTTCTGTTGGGGCAGAGATAGTTCTAATTGATGAATCAGTCTTAGGAGATTTTAAAACCACCTTTCCATTAGATCTAATCGTTATTTTATCTACAGTTATTAGTTTTTCATCAAAGTCTATATTATCCCAAGTAAGACCTAAGATTTCAGATATTCTTAGCCCTAAACCACTAGCTAGTACTATAGGTAGCTCCAAAGGAGTGTCCTTAGAAACGTTTAGCAGTTTGACCATTTCTTCTTGATTATATATCTTATTTTTAAATTTTCTAGACTTAGGTACCTCTATATATTCAACAGGATTTTCTCTTATCAATCTTAATTTATAGGCTCTCTTTAGAGCTAAATTTAATATATTTATATGGATTTTTATTGTTTGTGGAGTTAAAACTCCAACCAAATCATCTACATAATCTTGAATATGAATAGGTCTTAAGTCCTCTAATTTTATATCTCCAATCATAGGTATTATGTATTTATTACATATTCTAACATAGCTATTATATGTAGTTATTGATAAGTTTTCTTTATATTTTTCTAAAAAATCCATAAGGTGATTTTTCAGTATTGTTTTATTTGGAGCTAAAAAATCATCATTATAAATCGCATCTTTTAACTCTACCAACTTCTTATTAGCATCTCTTTTCTTTTCGAATGACCCCATATTTTTTTGCTTTTTCTTTCCGGTATCTGGGTCTTTATATTCTAAATAAACAATGTAATTTTTACTTCTTTTTCTTATGAAAACAAAGCTCATTTTATTCCCCCTAGCATTCTTTTTATTAATATATATAAATACTTAAACTTCTAATTTATAACAAAATATACATATAATTTTATCATATTTACTGTAGAAAAAACAGTTAAAAATTCTGACATTCAACTGACATAAAAATAATAAAACAAGATAAATCCTTTGAAAATACTACATTTTTTAAAAATGGCATAAAAGTATATATTTTATGTTTTCATGAACGTATATGTTCTTAATATCATAATCTATATATATAATACTGTCCAAAGGAGGCTTAACATGAGCAATAATAGTTATCCTCAGATGAAGGTTTTAAATACTCCAAGATGCATCTTAAGGCCCGCTACATTAAATGATGCTCGTGATATGTTTGAGTATTATAGTCAAGATATAGTAGTGAGATTTCTACCAATAAAAAAACATAAAAATATAGAAGAAACAAAAAGGTTTATAAAAACTTTTTTTCTAAAAAATTATGAACAAGGAAAAGTCGGACATTTTGCAATAGTATACAAACTTGATAATAAAACTATCGGAAATGTTGGGTTTAACAATATCAAAAGTTCTTCATTAGAAGGGGAAATAGGTATTTGTATAAATCCTAAATATTGGGGAAAGGATTTATCGACAGAGTTAGCTTCAGCATTATTAAAGTACGGTTTTGAAGAATTAAACTTACAAAAAATTATAGCAATAACATTTGAGAAAAATAATTATTCTAGAAAACCTTTAGAGAAACTAGGTTTTATATACTTAGGTATATTTAAGAAAAAGCTTCATTCTTCTAATTCAAACTTTGTAACTTGCCATAGGTATGAAATTTCTAAATCAGATTACTTTAAAAGATTTAATAAAAAATATAAAAGGAATGATTAATTTGACTAAAACAAATTGCAATAATTGGATTGATAGACACTTAAAATCGTGTTTAGCTAAAAGATTTAATAAGACAGAAGATGAAATAACTAAAGAATTTTTAGTTACATTAAGAGAAATAAATTTATCTGATCAAAACATAAAAAGTCTTTCTGGTATAGAATATGCAAAGAATTTAACTAGCTTGGTATTAAATAATAATAATATAAAAGATGCTAATATGCTAAGTGAACTAATAAAATTACAAAACTTAGAATTAAACGAAAATAGAATAGAAGATTTATCTTTTTTAAAAAAATTAACAAAGCTTAGATCTTTAAGCTTAGATTCTAATAATATATGTAATATTCCTAACTTATCAGATTTAAAAAATTTAAACCTAATGAATATATCAAACAACCGTGTACAAGATTTTTCTTTTGTAAATAAATTATCTAATAAAGCCATAAAAATTATAGCCAGCGATCAATTTATTTATTTAAATCCAATATCTGTTGACATAGGTGATAGTTATATATTTAACCTGGAAATGCCACTGGATGACGATAATTCAATATTATATGATAATGTACAAGTTACAGGTGACTATGAAGAATTCTACACAGACAAAAGGCCTTCATTTTTATATTCAATCTCAGAAGTTAAAATAAGGAACATATGTTCTAATTGCGTAATAAAAGCAGATTTTTATCACGAAGTTCTATTTTCTAAATCAGTAGTCTTGAGTGGTGTTTTAATTCAACCACTAATATTAAATTCAACGCCATCTTCTTTCAATTTAGAATGTGAAGAAACTAATTTATATTCAATATCTGGCAAAATTTGTTTTGATAACAATGATAATATAAAAAATAAAATTGTTACAATTATAGATTCTGAGGGTAATAAATATTATAGTACTACTGACTTACAGGGAAGATATAGATTTAATAATTTAAAAGAAGATAGATATACTCTATTATTTCCATTTTTAAATGATTATGAATATATAACTCCTAGTTTATATGTAATAAACTTAAAAGAGAAGAAATCTATAAATATAGATGCTTTTATTTCTCCAAAGTAGTATATAGATTAATTTTAAAAGAATCTAAGTATATCTAATTTAATTTAAAATATTTGATTCTTTATCATAATAGTATATAATATATATATTCTAAACAAATATAGAGAGGAAATGATTTTATGAAGGTTACTTTACCACAAACAGCAATTGATACACTAAACAAAATAGTAAGCGAAAACCAAGATAAACCAACTAACATAAGAATATACTTTGCAGGTTTTGGATGCAGTGGTCCATCTTTTGGTTTAGCTTTAGATGAGCAAAATAGTTCTGATGTAACTTATGACTATGATGGATTACATTTTATAATGGATCAAGCAGAATATGCACAATACGGAGATGTTACAATAGAAGATACTGGATATGGATTTAGAATCGTTGTTGAAAACATGCCTGAAGGTGGCGGTTGCAGCGGTTGTGGCGGTGGTTGCAGCTGTTAATTATAAAATAGAGTATTGGCTATGCTAATACTCTATAATTATTTATATTACTATTATTTCAACTAAGGAGAATTACTGTGAGAAGAAGAAAGAAAAAAGGATCTGATGAAAAATTAATAAGCTATACAGATTATGTAATAAAAGATGATATTGAAAAATTAAAAAATAATTGGAATTTAAAATTTAATAATCAAAATCCTATACATGTAGAGTTTGGTACAGGTAGAGGTAAATTTATAACAACATTAGCTAAACAAAATCCAGATATAAATTATATAGCTATGGAAATTAAAGAAGAAGTTCTTTTAAAGGCAGTAGAAAAAGCTAATGATGCTAATCTTAACAATATCTTATTTGTATGGGGAAACGTAAATAATATACTAGACTATTTCGGTGAAGGTGAAATAGATAGAGTATATGTTAATTTTTGTGATCCTTGGCCTAAGAAAAGATGGTCAAAAAGAAGATTAACACATAAAAACTTCCTTAATAAATATAAAGAAATATTAAATCAAAATGGAGAAATTCACTTTAAGACTGATAACCAAGACTTATTTGAATTTAGTTTAAACGAAATAGCTTCAAATAATTGGTTGTTAAAGAATATATCATTAGATTTAGCTAAAAACAATGATATAGAAAATGTAACTACAGAATATGAAGATAAATTTATGTCACAAGGCATGAAAATATATAGATGTGAAGCTTCAAAAAGAGATTAAAAAATATATAATAGAAGCTTAAATTAAATAGAAAAGCTGATTATAGTATTATTTATAATCAGCTTTTCTATTTTATAAAAAGTTATTTTTTTTCCTTGTTGAGTAAACACCTAAAATCACAATTATACAATAAAGCGAATAAAGGAATATTTTAATTTCCTGTATAGTTATTGATGACTCTATAGATTCTGGTAAAACTACAAGTATAGCAGATATAGCTATTAATAATGGATTAATTACAATTTGCTTATCTGTTCTAAGTATCATTATTTTACCTATCCATACAATAGTTAAAACGATAAAAGCAATTTTAAGAATAAACTCTGTTGTATCTAACATAATAAATACGCCCCTTACTATATTATTCTATTTATTATTTACATATAAGTATAAATATAATGTGCATTAAGATACATTATAACTTAAATATATATTCTTTTTAAGTATATAAATTATAATATTTTTTTAAGGAAATATAAATAGTAACTTTAGCATTAAATATAATTAGATATATTTATTAAATATAAATCATATTATTCTATATACATATTTATTAGAGGAGGATAAAGATGAAGTCTCAATTCTTAGAATGGTACACGCAGGCCATAGGAGGTATAATAGGTGTATTCGTTTGCATATATTCATATTTAAATGGATGGATGTTTGTATATGGTAATATAAATCAAAATTTTGATCATCTTAATTTTGGAGGAGTTATATCTAGTTATTGTTTATTGCCATTATGTCTAATAACATTATTTTTAGGAATAATTAAAGGCTTTTCTATGGATGTAAGTATATGTAATATTCATATAAGTAGTATTAATAAAGTAATTTCTATAATTACTGTAATAGTTGGGATATTAGGTGCTAAGTTTTACTTCTTTATACCTGCAATTTTTATATTATTCTACTTATATAAACCTATGATTAAAGTAAACGGACAATATAAACCTAATCCTGAGATAGAAGATTACAACGAAACAGAACAAATGTTCTGTACTAAAGAATATATCAACACATCACTTGATTCAGATAATATTTTAGCTTTAGAAGGTAAATCTATCAATTCCCCACAAAAAAATATAAAATATTTAGAAACAAGAAAAATAATGGCTTTAGAATTACTAGATAAAAACTCAGATCTTGAATTTATTATGGAACTAACTGGGCTTACTTTTGATGAAATACAAGAGCTAAAAAAATAGAAATAATGTCG encodes:
- a CDS encoding GNAT family N-acetyltransferase, whose product is MSNNSYPQMKVLNTPRCILRPATLNDARDMFEYYSQDIVVRFLPIKKHKNIEETKRFIKTFFLKNYEQGKVGHFAIVYKLDNKTIGNVGFNNIKSSSLEGEIGICINPKYWGKDLSTELASALLKYGFEELNLQKIIAITFEKNNYSRKPLEKLGFIYLGIFKKKLHSSNSNFVTCHRYEISKSDYFKRFNKKYKRND
- a CDS encoding leucine-rich repeat domain-containing protein, whose protein sequence is MTKTNCNNWIDRHLKSCLAKRFNKTEDEITKEFLVTLREINLSDQNIKSLSGIEYAKNLTSLVLNNNNIKDANMLSELIKLQNLELNENRIEDLSFLKKLTKLRSLSLDSNNICNIPNLSDLKNLNLMNISNNRVQDFSFVNKLSNKAIKIIASDQFIYLNPISVDIGDSYIFNLEMPLDDDNSILYDNVQVTGDYEEFYTDKRPSFLYSISEVKIRNICSNCVIKADFYHEVLFSKSVVLSGVLIQPLILNSTPSSFNLECEETNLYSISGKICFDNNDNIKNKIVTIIDSEGNKYYSTTDLQGRYRFNNLKEDRYTLLFPFLNDYEYITPSLYVINLKEKKSINIDAFISPK
- a CDS encoding Fe-S cluster assembly protein HesB encodes the protein MKVTLPQTAIDTLNKIVSENQDKPTNIRIYFAGFGCSGPSFGLALDEQNSSDVTYDYDGLHFIMDQAEYAQYGDVTIEDTGYGFRIVVENMPEGGGCSGCGGGCSC
- the trmB gene encoding tRNA (guanosine(46)-N7)-methyltransferase TrmB, with amino-acid sequence MRRRKKKGSDEKLISYTDYVIKDDIEKLKNNWNLKFNNQNPIHVEFGTGRGKFITTLAKQNPDINYIAMEIKEEVLLKAVEKANDANLNNILFVWGNVNNILDYFGEGEIDRVYVNFCDPWPKKRWSKRRLTHKNFLNKYKEILNQNGEIHFKTDNQDLFEFSLNEIASNNWLLKNISLDLAKNNDIENVTTEYEDKFMSQGMKIYRCEASKRD